A portion of the Candidatus Hydrogenedentota bacterium genome contains these proteins:
- the srlD gene encoding sorbitol-6-phosphate dehydrogenase, with product MERLAGKKALVTGAAQGLGAAIVERLAEEGCDVVGWDVNIEQAQATAAETAQKTGRRTMGAQVDITDADAVRRAMDDAAAWLGGLDILVSNAGILISGDSITFDAAKWRKVIDVNLVGYFLCAREAARVMLAGGRGGAIIQINSKSGKKGSFRNSAYAASKFGGIGVTQSLALEFAEQGIRVNSVCPGNLLDSPLWVNSLFKQYAANQGLTVEQVRQKYIDQVPMKRPCQYRDVTNVVVFLASDEAGYMTGQAINVTGGQEMR from the coding sequence ATGGAACGTCTGGCTGGAAAGAAAGCATTGGTCACCGGCGCGGCGCAGGGGCTCGGCGCGGCCATTGTCGAACGGCTCGCGGAAGAAGGCTGCGATGTCGTGGGATGGGACGTGAACATCGAGCAGGCACAGGCCACGGCCGCCGAGACGGCCCAAAAGACCGGGCGCCGCACGATGGGCGCGCAGGTGGACATCACCGATGCGGATGCCGTGCGCCGTGCGATGGACGATGCCGCGGCATGGCTCGGAGGACTGGACATCCTCGTGTCGAACGCGGGCATCCTCATTTCGGGCGACTCGATAACCTTCGACGCGGCCAAGTGGCGCAAGGTGATTGACGTCAACCTGGTGGGATATTTTCTTTGCGCACGCGAGGCGGCCCGCGTCATGCTCGCCGGCGGACGCGGCGGCGCAATCATCCAAATCAACTCGAAATCCGGAAAAAAAGGCAGTTTCCGCAACAGCGCCTATGCGGCGTCGAAATTCGGCGGCATCGGCGTCACGCAAAGCCTGGCGCTCGAATTCGCCGAACAGGGCATCCGCGTCAACAGCGTCTGCCCGGGCAACCTCCTCGATTCACCGTTGTGGGTGAACAGCCTGTTCAAGCAATACGCCGCCAACCAGGGATTGACCGTTGAGCAGGTACGGCAAAAATACATTGATCAGGTGCCGATGAAACGCCCCTGCCAATACCGCGACGTGACCAACGTGGTGGTCTTCCTCGCCTCGGACGAGGCCGGCTACATGACCGGACAAGCCATCAACGTCACCGGCGGACAAGAAATGCGCTGA
- a CDS encoding alcohol dehydrogenase catalytic domain-containing protein: MEVSRFDAFRKAGLPLPETYLAWQVFGAGFDNLGRDGKPQTLPLRDPADNEILLRVDALGLCLSDIKIINQGRAHPRLRGRDLASDPTVLGHECAVTVVKAGNQWKDTFRPGERYIVQADIYYKGAGFAFGYLIPGGMQQYCYLDERALAGDEGCYLLPVQPETGYSEAALAEPWACVEMSYSLDDRLAPGGGDLLIVSDTPEQWREPNPRARIVPRSLEGLADEKFDDIIVPDPSPEMVNDLSPRLRKNGVMFLLGDPAEPGVVSIDLGRIHYENIRYYGGGDTIGDVAKANKRHDLLRDGNALFIGAGGPMGQMHVQRALEIANGPKRVVVTDLDRGRLDHLQNRFQNLADRNGIRFITLAPSDFPNKDAMDAWIHAQAPDGYDDVIVLAPVAALVKDSLRFAADDAFVNIFAGLGIGSFADIELRDLCRGVKLIGSSGSRISDLRKLLSMVETRRLNTNLSVAAIGGLNAAREGLEGVKAARFPGKTVIYPHVVDLPLMSLEDIPKRLPALADKLSPEGAWTREAEQALLEMFV; the protein is encoded by the coding sequence ATGGAAGTGTCACGTTTCGATGCGTTTCGCAAGGCCGGGTTGCCGCTGCCGGAAACTTACTTGGCGTGGCAGGTGTTTGGCGCCGGATTCGACAATCTCGGACGCGACGGCAAGCCGCAAACGCTGCCCCTGCGCGATCCGGCGGACAATGAAATTTTGCTGCGTGTGGACGCGTTGGGCCTGTGCCTGTCGGACATCAAAATCATCAATCAGGGCAGGGCTCACCCCCGGCTGCGCGGGCGCGACCTTGCCAGCGATCCGACGGTGCTCGGCCACGAGTGCGCCGTAACGGTCGTGAAGGCCGGCAACCAGTGGAAGGACACATTTCGGCCCGGCGAACGCTACATCGTGCAGGCGGACATCTATTACAAGGGCGCCGGCTTTGCCTTTGGCTATCTGATTCCGGGCGGCATGCAACAGTATTGCTATCTCGACGAACGCGCGCTCGCCGGCGACGAAGGCTGTTACCTGTTGCCGGTCCAACCGGAAACAGGCTACAGCGAGGCGGCGCTCGCCGAACCGTGGGCATGCGTCGAAATGTCGTACAGCCTCGACGATCGCCTTGCGCCGGGCGGCGGGGACCTGCTGATTGTAAGCGACACGCCGGAACAGTGGCGGGAACCGAATCCCCGCGCGCGGATTGTCCCGCGTTCGCTCGAAGGACTGGCGGACGAAAAATTCGACGATATCATCGTTCCCGATCCCTCGCCGGAAATGGTCAACGATCTTTCGCCGCGCTTGCGCAAGAACGGCGTAATGTTCCTGCTCGGCGATCCCGCGGAACCCGGCGTCGTTTCGATTGATCTGGGGCGAATCCATTATGAAAATATCCGGTATTATGGGGGCGGCGATACCATCGGGGACGTTGCAAAAGCCAACAAACGGCATGATTTGCTGCGGGACGGCAACGCGTTGTTCATCGGCGCGGGCGGTCCGATGGGGCAAATGCACGTGCAGCGCGCGTTGGAAATCGCCAATGGGCCGAAGCGCGTCGTCGTGACCGATCTGGATCGCGGCCGACTGGATCACCTGCAAAACCGTTTCCAGAACCTGGCGGATCGCAACGGCATCCGTTTCATCACGCTGGCGCCGTCGGACTTCCCGAACAAGGACGCGATGGACGCGTGGATTCACGCGCAGGCGCCGGACGGCTACGACGACGTGATCGTGCTGGCGCCCGTGGCGGCGCTCGTCAAGGATTCGCTCCGTTTCGCGGCGGACGACGCGTTCGTGAACATCTTTGCGGGGTTGGGCATCGGCAGTTTCGCCGACATCGAACTCCGCGACTTGTGCCGCGGCGTCAAGTTGATTGGCAGCAGCGGATCGCGCATCAGCGACCTTCGCAAACTGCTGAGCATGGTCGAAACGCGCCGGCTCAACACCAATCTCAGCGTCGCGGCAATCGGCGGACTCAACGCCGCGCGCGAAGGGCTCGAAGGCGTCAAGGCGGCGCGGTTTCCCGGAAAAACGGTCATCTATCCGCATGTGGTGGATTTGCCGTTGATGAGCCTTGAGGACATTCCGAAACGATTGCCGGCGCTGGCGGACAAACTCAGTCCGGAAGGCGCATGGACACGAGAGGCCGAACAGGCCCTCCTGGAGATGTTTGTGTGA
- a CDS encoding HU family DNA-binding protein: MAKAMTKTQIVAKLAEKACITKKQAGEVLGCLVELAYKGAKDGFTIPGLGKLVVVQRKARTGRNPATGATIKIPAKKVLKFRIAKAAKDAIVPAKK, translated from the coding sequence ATGGCAAAGGCAATGACGAAGACGCAGATTGTGGCGAAGCTGGCGGAGAAGGCGTGCATCACGAAGAAGCAGGCCGGCGAGGTGCTGGGATGCCTCGTGGAACTGGCCTACAAGGGCGCCAAGGACGGCTTCACGATTCCGGGTCTGGGCAAGCTGGTGGTTGTGCAGCGCAAAGCCCGCACCGGCCGGAACCCGGCCACGGGCGCAACCATCAAGATTCCGGCGAAGAAGGTGCTCAAGTTCCGTATCGCCAAAGCGGCGAAGGACGCCATCGTCCCGGCGAAGAAATAA